The genomic region TTTCTGAATGGAACGAAGACTGTTGTGTTCAACTAGAATCGTAGAGAGAGGGTATAGATGATTCGAATGATCACACTTGAAAATCAAAGTCCAGGCTCATCGCAGAATGTTCGTTGCAGATTCAACCTGTGTGCTCAGACTGTTCGCTTCTTCCAAGCTGCTGGTAGACAGAAAGGTCTCATGAAAGTGATCCATACGAAGACTCAATGCCCTCAGCAAACACGCCTGGGACACATATCATCATCGCACATAACCGCTTCCCGCAGAGGAAATCTCCACACTCACCTTCCCAACAAACCACAATGGCAGCAACTCCGTCAAACCCACCCAACACCGCCTCCTCCAACTACCACGCCATCACCGACCCGCGTTGGAAAGCCCTCGCAACAAAACTCTACATCTCAATGTGGTACCCATCCGAAGCCTCCGCCTCCGAATCCGACATCCCCGACGACCTCGCAATGCCAGCTGCCGGCTGTGTAACGCAAGATTTCGAGAGGGCTCTGGGGCAGCTCGCGCATGTGTATGAAGTCGCACAAGAGAAGGGTGTCCCTATCGAGCGGTTGCGCACGGCTATGGGATCTTATGATGTGCAGACACCCCAGGAGATTAACATGCGCAGTGAAGCGGAGGCAAGGGGGTATGCTTTGCGGATTTTGGGGGCGGGTATTGCTGCGTCGAAGGCGTGGAATGAGGCGATGAGGAAGATGAGGGAGAGGGCTGAGGAGATGGGGGGGGCTTGAGGGGTGGGATGGGGTGGGGTGGGATGGTATGTGGGTTGTTTGTGATGGGTGTGCGTGTGAGTGGGCAATATCGATCGGCGCGTGGCTTTGGTGGATCGGTTTGAGATGTGTAGTTGTGTTCATTGATCCGGCGAGGTTGTTCTGCCTTATGTTGCGCCTCGCAGCTCAAGTTTCGTCTCCTGAATTCCTATGAACAGCTTCGCATCCTGGGGATAGCAGTGTAGAATTCTCCCTCTTGGTCGATGAGGGAGGAGTCAGATGAAATAGAAAAGAAGAAGGCCTTCTTCCTATGTCGTACGGCGATCGATGAGGGAATCGGGAGTACCCTCGATGATACACGAAAGTCAGGTCGTTCGTGTCGTTCGTAGCTTTGCGACGGACTCGTGCCTATGGCGCTGACTTGCACAGATGGAGTCTCCACGGCGCGCATGTACAGCCATTGCCTGAGCGACGGGCAGCATTACTGTCCTTCAGAAGCCGTGTGACTTAACGATCCTTCTTATCAACAAAGTGGCGGGAAGGAAATCCTTCTCGTGGTTGACCGGGGAATACGAGATGGAAGAGGAAAGAGGTTCGTCTTCGTGTGGCATACGAACTTTGGCGAAGCAAGGCTCGGCACGTCGGCAAGCTCGCGCCGAGAGAGGAGAGAATCTGCAGCTAGCGAACGTTTCGATCCTCCACTGCGACAACAACGCACGTGCAACGTCACCACCACCGCAGAATCGAGCAGTCGTGATCATCGTCATGGCAGGATCTGGGCGTTCCACTAGACGCTTACGAAGCGATTGCACGAGCGTGCCGCTTACCACATGTGGCAACTCATCCGAACTACACGGCCTCGGTCTCTTCGCAAAATGACCTCACGAGACGTTATACCATGTTTTGTGCATGATGACAGGCGGCGCAGATGGCACGTCCGGATAGTTTGGTAACGAGGCAGTGTGCAGTGTCTTCAAAGGTGGGTGTTCACCCGGTCTCTTTGTTGTTTCTCTCGTGACCTTTACCAACTCATCTCCTTCAAACAAACGACTGCCCAGACCCAATCAAGATGAAGGCAACTCTCATCCTCAGCGCCCTCGTGGCGGGAGCCCTTGGTCATGACCGTCAAGCAATGATGAGTCGGCCATCTACAGGTCCAAATGGAACAGCTGCTCAGATACTCGCACCACAGCAAGATCCTTGGTATTCTGCACCAGCGAACTATGAATCTGCAGCTCCGGGCACGATCCTCAAGATCCGGCCTGCCGCTGGCAACCTCACCTCTGTGCAGTCGAACTCTAGCGCAGCTTACAACATCCTCTACCGGACGACGGATAGCCGGTATAACGCTACATGGGCTGTAACAACACTCTTCGTGCCTGCCAATGCCAGCAGCAACGACAAGCTGTTGTCGTACCAGATCGCATACGACTCAGCGGACCTTGACGCCAGCCCATCTTATGCTCTATACTCTGGACCCTACCCTGACATCGTCACTGCTCTCGGCCAAGGATGGTTCGTCAATGTTCCAGACTACGAGGGACCACTGGCATCGTTCACGGCAGGCGCCATCTCAGGCCACGCAACTCTTGACTCCGTCCGAGCAGTCCTTGCCTCTGGTCTCGGTCTGAACACCACTTCCGCGAAATATGCCATGTGGGGATACTCAGGTGGCGCATTGGCTAGCGAGTGGGCAGCTGAGCTCCAAGTTCAATACGCCCCAGAGCTCAACTTCGCAGGTGCAGCGCTAGGCGGCCTCACTCCCAACATCAGCAGCGTGTTGTTGGCCGTCTCTGGCAGTCTTCAAGCCGGTCTTATCCCAGCTGGCATTCTTGGCCTGGCATCTCAGTACCCAGAGCTCGACCAATACCTGACCGATAACCTGAAGACTGATGGTGAATTCAACGCCACTGGCTTCCGTGAAGCCACAAACTACACCGTGACCGAGGCAATCGTCGCTTTCGCCAGCCAGGACATCACGCAGTACTTCTCCAACGGCGCAGGCACTCTCTTCGACCCCATTCCAAGATCCGTCATCAACCGCGAGGGCATCATGGGCTACCACGGCGTTCCAAAGATGCCGGTCTTCGCATATAAGGCCATTATGGATGAGGTCAGCCCTGTCAACGACACCGATATTCTGGTCGATCGATACTGCCAGATTGGAGCGACCATCAAGTACGACCGTAATACTATCGGATCGCACTCGACCGAATCGGGCAACGGAGAAGCACGCGCGCTGTCGTTCTTGAACAGCGTGTTGGGTGGAATGTATAATGCGACAGGGTGCCAGATTCAGAATGTGACTTTGAATGGCACGATGAGCTCGTAGAATTGCGAGATCATGAGGGATGACAGTTCCCATTGTGATGTACATACCTTTAACGGCCGATACCAAAATCAATGTACAGCGAACAGCATTCGACATGGTCTTGCCTATCAACACTGGTCGCTGTGGGAAGGATCACGAGAAGAAAATTACTACTACATCGCACAACTTTGTGACAGACTGAATATTGGCTGACATTGCAGCACCTGCTTCCAGATGTCAACAACAGCGTTCGAAAACTTCCTCACAGCTGAGACAGATCTGCTCCCGAGCGTAAGGACATGTATAGTCGTCTTCAACATGTACATCTCTAACCTCCCAAGACAGCAGGGACTATCGGCCGCACTCGAAAGATACAAAAGCATTACATTTGGTCTGTCGATCATTCATCATGACTTTGATGGCCTCGAGCAAGATCGGTCGATTCTCACTCTCTTCTTTCGCCGTGTGTCGAGTTTGATGACGTTGAAGATGCTATCCGTGCCATCGTAGAGCAGGAGATATCGGCCACAATTCTGTCTGCACAGAACGCCCCATTAGGATCACAGGCACTGGTCCTCTTCATCCTTGATCAAAACGATGTCGTTCTTGGCAAACGACTGAACGGGGATGTCGAAGGATTGAGCGATATGCGAGCTGTCAGGTGCGTGCATTCCAAGCTAGGGCTGAATTACAGTACCTTCAGGCGCCACAGCTTCAGCTGAGAGGTCAGTATACAATGTGCGACGATGTCCTCGTCCCTCGCACATCGCAAATCGTATCTCGACAGTGATCTGTAGCCTGCCGTTCTGAATGGGTGGGCCACGCTTCCATCACAAGTCGCGCTCGGGCTGTACTACGTGCAAAGAAAGATGGGTAAAGGTAACATGTTCAAAAGTCTGGTGAATCGCGCATTCAAACCCACTGCCGCCACAGTGCGATGAGACCAAGCCTGTATGCAGACGGTCAGCCAGTGCAACGATTTGGTTGTGTATAGCGGCTTACGCGTGACCAAGATGCGGACGCATGAACCACACTTGCATATACAGGATATTCGAGCAGCGAGCGGCTCCGAAAGCATCCTCGCCCTCACCAACAAGCTCTAATGGGTCGCCTACGGCCCACCATGATGTCGACTTCGACCCAACAGACCTGATGCTCGTGGCTCTTTACACGACCGTCACAGCGCTAGTATCGAATTTAGTAGGTCCCGAAAGTAGCGATAGGCGAAGAGTAGCCACAAGTAGACGAAGGGTAGCGATAGGCAAGGTAGCAATAGTAAGACTAGTAACAGCGAGGCCAGTGACAGTGAGGCCAGTGACAGTGCGGCCAGAGACAGTGAGGCCAGAGACAGTAAGAGCGCCTTCGGCGCATAGATACGAGGCAGGCATCGCCACCTCCCAGCACAGTTTTACCAGTATATATCAATATACACGTATGTCTTGGTCTAAGGACGCGCCGGACTCGTGTAATGAGACATCTTTTCCAGTCGACTATGACGATCGTGTAGAGAACTAGTCAATGTTACTCGTAGTCCAGTGAACATAAAGCGTCGACGCAGTTGTCTGCTTGAATCGTACCTTCCTTTCTTCAGCCGCTTCTAGGTCATGTACTGCCTCTTATTTGCATATGGCCTGAGACCATCCTTCCTCGCAACCGTCGCCAACTATTTTAGGGAGGCCGCAGTACTGGATACATCCCTTCTTCGCGCAACAATTTGCGCAATCGTGGTACGTCGGCACATTGCCACTTGCCGTGCATTGGATGCTATCTCGAGCTATGACATTAACCTGATCGAATGGGTTCGGCATTGCCATGACGATTGTTGCGAACGCTGCGATCGAGGTGAATGCTTTCATGTTGAGAGTATTGACAGATAATGGGTACGCTTGATGTTGATGTATAATGAATTCAAACGATAAGATGTGGATAGGGCATAAGACGGCATCTTATACTTGTCGCAACCTCTATCAAAGCAAAACTCCGCAGTGGTCTCGTCGAGTATACCCGGTATTCGTACGCGTAAAGTCGGTGGCTACATCCTAGATTGGAAGCTTACGTTCGAGGAGAGTTGTGATGCGTCGAGCTTAGCTAACTTCTGTTTCGGCGTACGCGGATGATATACTCCCATGGTTACCCTTGTCTAACGGCCGCTGTGAGGTGCTTTCTTATGCCGGAGTATTAGATAGCGCAATGCCTTACCCTAGCGATAGTAGCATCGACGGACACGTTGAAGCGGCAGCGGTATGCTTGTTAGCGGGTAATATCGGAACCGCATACCTAGGTAAGCATGCATTTTGAGCCATGTACATAGCAGCTGCAGAGCTATAAATAACTACACTCTATCACGTTAGAAGTGTGGGAAGTTATTGTACGGGCtcatatagggtgtttcaaaagcaggttGTATATTACatatgtctatctagaatagacaagtgttgctcttggagaggctgcaggtgactaatcagtcacctgattcttagcgtacgtggcctcaagttttgatgatgggatgttgcccatgtgcacgctcggatcgcgacacaCCCCCTTAGCTCGTGCGCTGGAGTGAATGAGCTGATTCCTATGTGATCGCGTGCACCCTGTCATAACCACCCCCCCCTACCTATGGCAGTGACGTCAGGCCCTCGgtgttgctgctgctgcagTAAGGGTAAGTCAGCTGTTTCAAGTGAAGTGAGCTGAGGTAAGTGAGGTGAGCTTTGTACTCCTTCCCTTATGCCTCACTTTCACTGCTGCCATTGTTACCTATATTATAAAGCATAGATTATGTGACTGTTGCCGGTAAGATGGCTCAGGTGATGGTCCCGTTACACGGACTTTTACTTAGGTGTGCAATCATCTCACCTACCGGTAAACATTAGAAATCCTAAGTTCAATCTAGGGGTAGCCTTAGTCCTATCGTATGCTTAAAcatatagatagatagatagatttgtcattcccctgttctaggaccctatccggcctatgcaggtatatatctattgttatatacaaagggaaacccgaataggtgaaaacccttcccgcccccgactactccttgtctagtttagctttccctctgaacgtacgtagtccatgtcactaccccgttagcccccgctcctagccggtctcgtcgcgctgcgtcgtgtcctctcttcctgcactgctcctactaggcggtactgttctagccagcccttctctagtatccagttcgtaatacgccgtaggtcctcagcgttattaagaagtgccccaatcgtccggttcctcgcctttgccatccactccccccttcctagcgaccacctcggacagacgaggagtgcgtgccgtacgttctaggagcgatagccgtaggggcagctagtattcgtgtatcctagaacctttctctataataggtacccctagaggccgatgtgttcgcttcgcagttgggttgctatgctactctgtgccctcgtaaggcggtagtggataagcttcggggggtgcttgaccgcggattttgtagctgaccattccttaggttgtcccgctagctaagggcgtccactatgccctacaacctggttgttccacctctctttccatagttgttctataaacgatttcttaccttcctattatgttactagctgttcgtcccttgcccggtagttcggctcgtttccgggtcgaatgcccctatacgctagtactgattcgcgggcccttgcgactgcactggcgatgaccttctgtactgggtactgtgccgacttgcctaagtaggaggtccgtagtctatagatgtataggtcgatcggcggtatagcggtctcgtgcttaagcatcctcgttagtgtcgacttatataccccggtgaccttccttaggcattggttttggatcttcgctagcggcgcgacgagtcccttcgataggcaggccctctcgcctaaggactatacttggctgctataggtaaggactggccgtacaatagccgtatatagaagtcgtgactaccggaagtccgccccctatatggacgcagtgagcctctggtatgatgctatattctgttcagctttccgtaatattgcctatacgtgcttcctctaccgtagcgccgggtccacctatagtccgaggatcctgagctgatttgccgggttagtcgtgtgcccctatatctggatagaagcttgcatattatggaaccgtggccggcgcgtagagtgtattagattgtacttttctggggcaaaccgagccccgtgcctcctagcctagtcctcgcagatcttgtgcttctcttctagtagcctacagttctcctcagtcgaggaagaccacgctaggatgtttgtgtcgtctacgaagccgctcgcagcggtgttctgggattctagggctaggagcagcgtcgctataaagaagaggaacagaataggtgctagcgttgagccctacgggattctagtgtggactgcttgaaatgggcttctgtactagccgaccaggatcgacgtactacggttttggaggtaggaccgtacgaagttgacaagccactcagggagtcccttcgaccttaggatgtagagtagccgcgggtgtgacacgtagtcgaaggctcccgatatgtctaggctaagtaaggaagccaccttgtccctattcttataccagatagcctttacctaagaggtgataagttccatcgcggatagcgtcgatcgctgtaggcgcgcacccatctgggtgtccgggagtagggagtgttcctctaccgcctcggagagtctcgttgtaaccagcttcttaagcgccttcctaagagtgttaaggagcgcaattgggcggtacgacttcacctgcgtatagtcttccttctgcggcttgcgtaggaccactgtcgtcgattgtttaaaagctatcgggtagtacccggtctgtaggcaggcgttgaagatcgctgcaactactagggctagttgatctctacacttctttagtagctcgtttgggatcctatccggccccggggctttcttcgccggtaacttccttagcatagcggcaacttctccctcggacacctcctgttggaccgcgatgctaggggctaggggagtagagctgtttatgtcgcttagatcagcctcgactaggggcgggaagaacttgctagccagtagacgcgccttggcctcggggtcgctaaccgggccactaggcgattgtagcgctaggatagagaaggaggggccctatgtagggtcctatcgggcccatttcgctagcttctacatcctctctagcttgccggcgatttcttccactgtggccctccagccgactgctttctcccttcgtattatggctttcttctgttggtatgcctccctatatacgttccaggcctcctcgctatagctgctcgtccatacccggcgggctctccttgcttctcttactaccgcagtgcactccggcgtctagtatagtttggaccatgtcgttagttaggcaagcggaacgtgaagtgaggtcgcttttct from Fulvia fulva chromosome 10, complete sequence harbors:
- a CDS encoding Trichothecene C-3 esterase, producing the protein MKATLILSALVAGALGHDRQAMMSRPSTGPNGTAAQILAPQQDPWYSAPANYESAAPGTILKIRPAAGNLTSVQSNSSAAYNILYRTTDSRYNATWAVTTLFVPANASSNDKLLSYQIAYDSADLDASPSYALYSGPYPDIVTALGQGWFVNVPDYEGPLASFTAGAISGHATLDSVRAVLASGLGLNTTSAKYAMWGYSGGALASEWAAELQVQYAPELNFAGAALGGLTPNISSVLLAVSGSLQAGLIPAGILGLASQYPELDQYLTDNLKTDGEFNATGFREATNYTVTEAIVAFASQDITQYFSNGAGTLFDPIPRSVINREGIMGYHGVPKMPVFAYKAIMDEVSPVNDTDILVDRYCQIGATIKYDRNTIGSHSTESGNGEARALSFLNSVLGGMYNATGCQIQNVTLNGTMSS
- a CDS encoding Ecp25, with protein sequence MKAFTSIAAFATIVMAMPNPFDQVNVIARDSIQCTASGNVPTYHDCANCCAKKGCIQYCGLPKIVGDGCEEGWSQAICK